A genomic stretch from Legionella adelaidensis includes:
- the budA gene encoding acetolactate decarboxylase, whose translation MTSLFQVGTVIGFLQGVFDSTFSMEELTKKGNFGLGTVNAVDGELVILDGVCYRINAEGKAEILPAQMCTPFALVTPFVSNKTFTLKNINSFEKLENVLEKDHMATPNIFYAIRIDGNFTSIQFRSEKCQTKTYRPLAETLPTLQTFFNLKNSKGTLVGFYCPKYSQGLCIPQFHFHYLDDKKETGGHVFELEMEEGEVSIIPLRRFEMEAFKSDDFDKMDLDLGILSSVTKVEKKIS comes from the coding sequence ATGACAAGCTTATTTCAGGTAGGGACAGTTATTGGTTTTTTGCAGGGGGTTTTTGACAGCACCTTTAGTATGGAGGAACTTACCAAAAAAGGAAATTTTGGTCTGGGAACTGTGAATGCCGTAGATGGGGAGCTCGTCATTTTAGATGGCGTTTGTTATCGAATAAATGCCGAAGGAAAAGCAGAGATTTTACCCGCTCAAATGTGCACTCCTTTTGCTCTGGTAACCCCTTTCGTTTCAAATAAAACTTTCACTTTAAAAAATATAAATAGTTTTGAGAAACTGGAAAATGTGCTTGAAAAAGATCATATGGCCACTCCAAATATCTTCTACGCAATCCGTATAGACGGTAATTTTACCTCCATTCAATTTCGCAGCGAGAAATGCCAAACGAAAACTTACCGACCTTTGGCGGAAACCTTGCCTACATTACAAACTTTTTTTAATTTAAAAAATTCAAAGGGCACCCTCGTGGGCTTTTATTGCCCGAAATACAGTCAAGGTCTTTGCATACCCCAGTTTCACTTTCATTATTTAGATGATAAAAAAGAAACGGGAGGGCATGTTTTTGAACTAGAAATGGAGGAGGGAGAGGTTTCTATTATTCCTTTGCGCCGTTTCGAAATGGAAGCTTTTAAATCAGATGATTTTGACAAAATGGATTTGGATCTGGGTATTTTGAGCTCGGTTACGAAAGTGGAGAAGAAAATAAGTTAA
- a CDS encoding DNA polymerase III subunit chi yields MTPIRVDFYLLPTNDVNTVWLTACRLVEKAYLRGHRVFIFCDSQTDAHKIDELLWTFKEDSFIPHNLQGEGPEPPPAVQIGFSSEPRGYNDILLNLSKSIPSFTGRFKRIIEIVNGTEDAKEVSRQHYREYRSKQYNLHTHVL; encoded by the coding sequence ATGACACCAATTCGTGTTGATTTTTATCTCCTACCCACTAATGATGTAAACACAGTTTGGCTAACTGCTTGTCGCTTGGTGGAAAAAGCATACCTTCGCGGGCATCGTGTTTTTATCTTTTGTGATTCACAAACAGACGCCCATAAAATCGATGAGTTATTGTGGACTTTTAAGGAAGACAGCTTTATTCCTCATAATTTGCAAGGAGAAGGTCCAGAACCACCCCCTGCGGTGCAAATTGGTTTTAGTAGTGAACCAAGAGGCTACAATGACATATTGCTCAATTTATCAAAATCTATTCCCAGCTTTACTGGACGTTTTAAACGAATTATAGAAATTGTAAATGGAACGGAAGACGCAAAGGAAGTAAGTCGACAGCATTATCGAGAATATCGTTCCAAACAATATAATCTACATACACACGTCTTATAA
- the rpsT gene encoding 30S ribosomal protein S20: MANIKSAIKRARQNEKLRQHNASARSMYRTFIKNVLKAVEAGDKEAAQAAFAKAQPIIDKAASKGLIHKNKAARIKSRLSSRVKALAA; the protein is encoded by the coding sequence GTGGCAAATATTAAGTCAGCAATTAAGCGCGCACGCCAAAATGAAAAATTGCGTCAACATAATGCTTCTGCGCGTTCAATGTATCGGACCTTTATTAAAAATGTGCTTAAAGCTGTAGAAGCCGGAGATAAAGAAGCCGCACAAGCTGCTTTTGCCAAAGCGCAGCCCATTATTGATAAAGCAGCTAGCAAAGGTTTAATTCATAAAAATAAAGCTGCTCGTATTAAAAGCCGCCTAAGCTCACGTGTAAAAGCATTGGCTGCTTAA
- a CDS encoding leucyl aminopeptidase family protein has product MQASLFYSTNYENSIPLILLKKDQWKNDTSLSSFELKFLNAQQFTGKLGEVALLHSQEGGIEKAFVGSMEGQDNLAVAHALNRLPKGTYSTAQLSKSALLAWSLAQYRFDKYKNIEIKPRLLAVTPEKLEDVLKEADAIFLIRDLINTPASDLGPKELGEVVAHLAKKFNAEFEEWVGEDLLKNNFPAIHAVGRAASAAPRLLSLTWGDRTHPKITLVGKGVCFDSGGLDIKQPAGMRLMKKDMGGAAQVIGLAAILMAKKLPIHLQVLIPAVENAISNDSYRPGDILTMRNGLRVEIENTDAEGRLVLADALVKACEENPELIIDFATLTTSARVSVGTEISAMFSNDDKLAQDVTLAGNEAGDPVWRMPLYKPYESLLDSSIADLTNSSTSPYAGAILAGLFLQRFVKEGIPWVHFDIMAWNLVNKPGKPEGGEAMAVLAMTNYLSHRYG; this is encoded by the coding sequence ATGCAAGCAAGTCTTTTCTACAGCACCAATTATGAGAATTCTATTCCTTTAATTTTATTAAAAAAAGATCAATGGAAAAATGATACTTCACTGTCTTCTTTTGAACTAAAGTTTCTGAATGCCCAACAATTTACAGGAAAACTTGGAGAAGTTGCTTTATTGCATTCCCAGGAGGGGGGTATTGAAAAAGCATTCGTGGGTTCAATGGAAGGTCAAGATAATCTGGCTGTGGCTCATGCGCTAAATCGTCTTCCCAAAGGTACTTACTCTACAGCGCAACTTTCAAAATCAGCCTTATTAGCATGGTCATTGGCTCAATACCGTTTTGACAAATATAAAAATATCGAAATAAAACCGCGTTTGTTAGCGGTTACTCCAGAAAAACTGGAAGACGTTTTAAAGGAAGCCGATGCTATTTTTCTTATCCGCGATTTAATTAATACTCCCGCGAGTGATTTAGGACCAAAAGAATTGGGAGAAGTGGTTGCCCATTTAGCAAAAAAATTCAATGCAGAGTTTGAGGAGTGGGTAGGAGAAGATTTATTAAAAAATAATTTTCCGGCTATTCATGCAGTGGGCCGTGCAGCCAGTGCCGCCCCTCGCTTACTTTCGCTGACTTGGGGTGATAGAACCCATCCAAAGATTACATTAGTAGGGAAGGGGGTATGTTTTGATTCTGGCGGATTAGATATCAAGCAACCAGCAGGCATGCGTCTTATGAAAAAAGACATGGGCGGGGCTGCACAAGTCATTGGTTTGGCCGCTATTTTAATGGCTAAAAAGTTACCTATTCATTTGCAGGTGTTAATCCCTGCAGTGGAAAATGCCATTAGCAATGATTCTTATCGACCTGGTGATATTTTAACCATGCGCAATGGTTTGCGGGTAGAAATTGAAAATACTGACGCTGAAGGAAGATTGGTGCTGGCCGATGCTCTGGTAAAAGCCTGTGAAGAGAACCCTGAGTTAATTATTGATTTTGCTACTTTAACCACCTCAGCAAGGGTTTCCGTAGGGACAGAAATTTCAGCCATGTTTTCTAATGATGATAAATTGGCACAAGATGTGACTCTGGCTGGAAATGAAGCAGGCGACCCGGTTTGGCGTATGCCTTTATATAAACCCTACGAAAGTTTGTTAGATTCTTCTATTGCAGATTTAACCAATTCCAGTACTTCCCCTTATGCAGGAGCTATTTTAGCCGGATTGTTTTTACAACGTTTCGTTAAAGAAGGTATTCCATGGGTGCACTTTGATATTATGGCATGGAATCTAGTTAACAAACCTGGAAAGCCTGAAGGGGGTGAAGCGATGGCAGTATTAGCGATGACTAATTATTTATCACATCGTTACGGATAA
- the lptG gene encoding LPS export ABC transporter permease LptG → MKNRILDRYIAKTILASIGLVTLMLSGLQIFILFVNQLDDLGKANYGFVQAAFFVLLQMPYQVYLFFPMASLLGSLIGLGIMANHRELVVMRAAGMSIGQVTVAVLKAALIVILIVTALSETIVPRLAQLGTDQRLQALSSGQAFRTSKGIWLRYENNFIAVGSLQPNNTLQNVNQFHFDEKHNLQFARLINQVRLVNNNWIASDVAETRLYDDHTETKQIKKMVWEVPLKPGLLNMSGKESEEMTLSELRHFLHDQKMDHHALFSFKLSFWQRIIQPFTTVVMMILAIPFIFGPLRSSTMGSKLLAGATVGFGFHIINRFFGPIGQVFQWPAEVAAFAPTFLFALLGLYLIKRVR, encoded by the coding sequence ATGAAAAATCGAATTCTTGATCGCTACATAGCGAAAACTATTCTTGCCTCGATTGGCTTGGTTACTTTAATGCTTTCTGGTTTACAAATTTTTATTTTGTTTGTAAACCAGCTGGATGATTTAGGAAAGGCCAATTATGGATTTGTGCAAGCCGCTTTTTTTGTTTTGTTACAAATGCCCTACCAAGTCTATCTGTTTTTTCCTATGGCAAGTTTATTAGGGAGCTTGATTGGATTAGGAATAATGGCTAATCACCGCGAGTTAGTGGTTATGCGAGCTGCAGGAATGTCAATTGGTCAAGTAACCGTGGCAGTATTGAAAGCAGCTTTGATTGTAATTCTTATTGTAACGGCCCTCAGTGAAACGATTGTTCCGCGTTTAGCGCAATTAGGAACCGATCAACGTTTACAAGCTTTAAGTAGTGGTCAAGCGTTTCGTACCTCCAAAGGCATATGGCTACGTTATGAAAATAATTTTATTGCGGTAGGTTCTCTACAACCTAACAATACATTACAAAATGTAAATCAATTCCATTTTGATGAGAAACATAACCTTCAATTTGCCCGTTTGATTAATCAGGTGCGTTTAGTTAATAACAACTGGATAGCAAGTGATGTAGCTGAAACGCGACTCTATGATGATCATACAGAGACCAAGCAAATTAAAAAGATGGTTTGGGAAGTTCCTTTGAAACCCGGTCTCTTAAATATGAGTGGGAAAGAGTCGGAGGAGATGACTCTTTCTGAATTGCGCCATTTTCTTCATGATCAGAAGATGGACCACCATGCTTTATTTAGTTTTAAACTATCTTTTTGGCAACGTATTATACAACCGTTTACTACAGTGGTAATGATGATCTTGGCCATTCCTTTTATATTTGGGCCTTTACGATCTTCTACTATGGGTTCAAAGTTATTGGCAGGTGCAACGGTAGGGTTTGGTTTCCATATTATTAATCGCTTCTTTGGCCCTATCGGTCAAGTTTTCCAATGGCCTGCAGAAGTTGCGGCTTTTGCCCCTACGTTTTTATTTGCACTCTTGGGATTATATTTAATTAAGAGAGTAAGATAG
- a CDS encoding Hsp20/alpha crystallin family protein — protein MADMMKRDQQWPRDYFGSLLNQFLRPYNDESTVETNLWSPAVDIKEEKDHYIVKADIPGVEKENIHVSLENNVLCIKGERKQETKEEREGYSRIERVQGQFYRRFALPDTTDETKIKAKYKKGVLEIVIPKRENARSKNIEVRIEE, from the coding sequence ATGGCAGACATGATGAAACGTGACCAACAATGGCCAAGAGATTATTTCGGTTCTTTATTGAATCAATTTCTAAGACCTTATAATGATGAGTCTACTGTGGAAACCAATTTATGGAGTCCGGCAGTGGATATTAAAGAAGAAAAAGATCATTATATTGTGAAAGCAGATATTCCTGGTGTTGAGAAAGAGAATATCCATGTTTCTTTAGAAAACAATGTTCTTTGTATAAAAGGTGAACGAAAACAAGAAACGAAAGAAGAAAGAGAAGGGTACTCACGAATTGAGCGAGTACAAGGACAGTTTTATCGCCGCTTCGCACTTCCTGATACTACTGATGAAACAAAGATAAAAGCAAAATATAAAAAAGGCGTATTGGAAATAGTTATTCCTAAACGTGAAAATGCAAGAAGTAAGAATATTGAAGTACGTATTGAGGAATAA
- a CDS encoding DUF2845 domain-containing protein, giving the protein MKTTYISFSLYFLLITSAFADSFYCPQHSAFINIGMTQDQVVAACGVPLSKQASNAPVTQRVPVKQLIYTTLNQGAVYPGLDNIYNMWSIPSGQTGVNVEVDIIDNKVANVRINGSSSNAVSLCGGTNIEIGSAENLVYQACGNPTMVNNTYINQPVPSNSKPEVWVYQVDQFHSPYSLTFVNGKLESID; this is encoded by the coding sequence ATGAAAACAACGTATATTAGTTTTTCTCTTTACTTTTTGCTCATCACATCTGCTTTCGCCGACTCTTTTTACTGCCCACAACATAGTGCATTTATCAATATTGGCATGACGCAAGATCAAGTTGTAGCCGCCTGCGGGGTACCACTTAGCAAGCAAGCTTCTAACGCCCCAGTGACTCAAAGGGTTCCCGTAAAACAATTAATTTATACAACTTTAAACCAAGGAGCGGTATATCCAGGTCTCGATAATATCTACAATATGTGGTCCATACCGAGTGGGCAAACCGGTGTAAATGTTGAGGTAGATATTATTGATAATAAAGTTGCTAATGTTCGCATAAATGGTTCTTCTTCCAATGCCGTTTCCCTTTGTGGAGGCACTAATATTGAAATAGGTTCTGCAGAAAATTTGGTATATCAAGCCTGTGGCAACCCCACTATGGTTAACAACACCTACATTAATCAACCAGTTCCCAGTAATAGCAAACCCGAAGTTTGGGTTTATCAAGTTGATCAATTTCATTCCCCTTATAGCTTGACTTTTGTTAATGGCAAACTAGAATCCATCGATTAG
- the lptF gene encoding LPS export ABC transporter permease LptF produces MIIFRYLAKEVFVTLAALTTILLLIFMSNQFVRYLNRAASGQIPAMFIMKLMALELPNLIGLLLPLGFYVALLVAYGRLYAESEMTVLQACGYSPGKLLRHSFYLASFVALVVTVLMIWVSPYIAIERAKLLKTTGIKTLIQTIVPERFNEIPGGQVYYVESMNRAHTVAKNIFLAKIEEKEGKAQWNIIRAEKGYAHTDAGTREDYVNFQKGKAYQGVPGASDFQVAEFENYKARLPHPVMGGKNDIRTASTASLLPLNNPDHKKAAELQWRLAVPIMIFTLTLVGVPLSRVNPRSGKFAKILPAIVLYIIYANFIFVAKDWIIDGKMPTWIGMWGLHLAVAILGIGLIKRNQVKPA; encoded by the coding sequence GTGATCATTTTCCGCTATTTAGCCAAAGAAGTGTTCGTCACGTTAGCTGCCTTAACCACGATATTGTTGCTCATATTTATGAGTAATCAATTCGTACGCTATTTAAATCGTGCGGCGAGTGGGCAAATTCCTGCTATGTTCATTATGAAATTAATGGCGCTAGAATTACCCAACTTAATTGGGCTACTGCTTCCCTTAGGCTTTTATGTGGCATTATTAGTCGCATATGGGCGTTTGTATGCTGAAAGTGAAATGACTGTTTTGCAAGCTTGTGGTTATAGTCCTGGCAAATTATTAAGACATAGTTTTTACTTAGCAAGCTTTGTAGCTTTGGTTGTAACTGTCCTGATGATTTGGGTAAGTCCTTATATCGCTATTGAACGGGCAAAACTCTTAAAGACCACTGGTATCAAAACGCTTATTCAAACCATTGTCCCGGAACGCTTTAATGAGATTCCTGGGGGACAAGTTTATTATGTAGAATCCATGAATCGTGCTCATACTGTGGCTAAAAACATTTTCCTTGCCAAGATTGAAGAGAAAGAGGGAAAGGCACAATGGAATATTATTCGCGCTGAAAAGGGCTATGCCCATACTGATGCAGGTACCCGGGAGGATTATGTCAATTTCCAAAAGGGCAAAGCTTATCAAGGCGTGCCAGGAGCTTCTGATTTTCAAGTGGCTGAATTTGAAAATTATAAGGCGCGATTGCCACATCCGGTAATGGGTGGAAAAAATGATATTCGCACAGCATCAACTGCGTCCTTGCTTCCACTCAATAACCCCGATCATAAAAAAGCAGCGGAATTACAATGGCGGCTTGCCGTTCCTATTATGATCTTTACTCTTACATTAGTAGGTGTACCACTGAGTCGTGTTAATCCTCGCTCGGGTAAGTTTGCCAAAATATTACCTGCGATTGTTCTTTATATTATTTATGCGAATTTTATTTTTGTTGCCAAAGATTGGATTATCGATGGAAAAATGCCCACCTGGATTGGCATGTGGGGTCTGCATCTGGCAGTGGCGATTTTGGGGATAGGCCTTATCAAACGTAATCAAGTGAAGCCTGCATGA
- the murJ gene encoding murein biosynthesis integral membrane protein MurJ translates to MSAPEMIVPKRQSLLRSTSLVSLMTFISRLLGFARDMIIARIFGADAAMDAFLVAFKIPNFMRRLFAEGAFSQAFVPVLAEYQKMRSVSEVREFLARVAGSLSAVLTLITLIGIVAAPLVVYLFAPGFGSGTTRSILATEMLRLTFPYLMLISLTAMAGAILNTYGYFGVPAFTPVMLNVCMIVAALYFSPYFSEPIVALAWGVLAAGIVQLLFQIPFLYHRQLLVKPSLVFNDPGVKRVLKLMVPALFGVSIAQINLLIDTVFASFLQVGSVSWLFWTDRLTDFPLGVFGVAIATVILPHLSRKHAEQNIEPFSRALDWGLRSLLLIGVPSAMGLAVFAMPLVASCFAYGEFNASDVLQTQKSLITLGLGVPAFMMVKVLASGFYARQNIKTPVKVGALAMIFNTLLCALFIVPLAHAGLTLASTLAGYINCGILFYLLIRRKIYQPTKGWGRFLLRLFIANTFMSIYLFFVSGSVEYWMSFHLASRIGLLLAHVLAALVIYLLSLALLGMRPSQFRGQMKE, encoded by the coding sequence ATGTCTGCTCCTGAAATGATAGTGCCTAAACGTCAAAGTCTATTGCGTTCCACCTCATTAGTTTCCTTAATGACCTTTATCTCTCGTTTACTCGGATTCGCAAGAGATATGATTATTGCGCGTATTTTTGGAGCAGATGCGGCAATGGATGCCTTTCTTGTAGCATTCAAAATTCCTAATTTTATGCGTCGATTGTTTGCTGAAGGGGCTTTTTCACAAGCTTTTGTTCCAGTACTTGCCGAGTATCAAAAAATGCGATCGGTAAGTGAGGTACGAGAATTCTTAGCGAGAGTAGCGGGAAGTTTAAGCGCTGTTTTAACTCTTATTACTCTTATAGGTATTGTAGCTGCACCTCTTGTGGTTTATTTATTTGCTCCGGGATTTGGTTCAGGTACTACCCGCTCTATTTTAGCAACCGAAATGTTGCGCCTTACTTTCCCTTATTTAATGTTAATTTCTTTAACTGCCATGGCAGGAGCTATTTTAAATACTTATGGGTATTTTGGGGTTCCGGCATTCACCCCTGTTATGTTAAATGTTTGTATGATTGTGGCTGCTCTTTATTTTAGTCCTTATTTTTCTGAACCTATTGTAGCGCTTGCCTGGGGAGTATTGGCGGCCGGGATTGTGCAGTTATTATTTCAAATTCCTTTCTTATATCATCGGCAATTATTGGTAAAGCCTAGCCTGGTGTTTAATGATCCAGGCGTAAAACGCGTATTGAAATTAATGGTGCCTGCTTTATTTGGTGTTTCTATTGCACAAATTAATTTGCTCATAGATACGGTTTTTGCTTCTTTTCTTCAAGTGGGCAGTGTTTCTTGGTTATTTTGGACAGATCGCTTAACTGACTTTCCTTTAGGGGTATTTGGAGTTGCTATTGCAACCGTTATTCTCCCTCATTTGTCACGTAAACATGCGGAGCAAAATATTGAACCTTTCTCCCGTGCTCTCGATTGGGGGTTGCGATCTTTGCTTTTAATTGGCGTTCCTTCCGCGATGGGACTAGCCGTTTTTGCCATGCCGCTTGTTGCTAGTTGCTTTGCCTATGGCGAATTTAATGCCAGCGATGTTTTACAAACGCAAAAAAGCCTTATTACTCTAGGACTGGGTGTTCCCGCTTTTATGATGGTTAAAGTCTTGGCTTCCGGTTTTTACGCGCGTCAAAATATTAAAACTCCGGTGAAGGTCGGGGCTTTGGCAATGATATTTAATACGCTGCTTTGTGCGCTCTTTATCGTACCCTTAGCCCATGCGGGGTTAACTTTAGCTTCTACCCTTGCGGGTTATATTAATTGTGGAATTCTTTTTTACCTATTGATTCGCCGTAAAATTTATCAACCGACCAAGGGTTGGGGACGTTTCCTTTTGCGGCTGTTTATTGCTAACACCTTTATGAGTATTTATTTATTTTTTGTTTCTGGAAGTGTGGAATATTGGATGTCTTTTCATCTGGCATCACGTATTGGTCTGCTTTTAGCACATGTACTGGCCGCTTTGGTCATTTATTTGCTATCATTAGCACTTTTAGGTATGCGTCCCTCTCAGTTTCGTGGGCAAATGAAGGAGTGA
- the alsS gene encoding acetolactate synthase AlsS, translated as MSKRNGGQLLVQCLEEQGVEYIFGIPGAKIDIVFDALLDSTIKLILCRHEQNAAFMAAAYGRITGKPGVVLVTSGPGVGNLVTGLLTATTEGDPVVAIGGNVPLAMSLKQSHQVTNNVKLMEAVTKSSVEIRAVDSIPEVIENAFRTALRPTCGASFISLPQDISMAITNVKPIPRLLQPYYGEAPVKAIEKAAEIINQAKQPVILLGLEASRAENTKAIRQLIKRIFIPVAGTFQAAGVLPRDDIELFIGRVGLFKNQPGDQILDLADVILTIGFNPVEYDPEIWNAKDNKVIIHLDYHSCNIHSTYHPQIELLGDIATNISQLGELLKPRQLEQQNKNILKVRENLKNKIDSGQRFNGAPIHPLRFIYELKQAIDEETTICCDIGSVYMWMARYFYSHRPHQLLFSNGQQTLGVALPWAIACNFARPKTKIVSISGDGGFLFSAMELETAVREKAQFVHFIWRDGTYNMVLEQEVMKYKRKSGVDFGTINIPAFAEAFGAIGWEMKDPGQFQAMYKEAMQTKKPVLIDVPIDYSDNKELFKTIDPHAGH; from the coding sequence ATGTCTAAAAGGAATGGCGGACAACTGTTGGTACAGTGTTTAGAAGAGCAAGGTGTTGAATATATTTTTGGAATTCCCGGAGCTAAAATTGACATAGTATTTGATGCTTTGCTTGATTCCACAATTAAATTAATCCTTTGTCGACATGAGCAAAACGCAGCTTTCATGGCTGCAGCATATGGCCGTATAACGGGTAAGCCAGGGGTCGTACTGGTAACCTCGGGTCCGGGAGTAGGTAATCTTGTAACAGGATTACTTACCGCAACTACAGAAGGAGATCCAGTGGTTGCTATTGGTGGAAATGTTCCTTTAGCCATGAGCTTAAAACAATCGCATCAAGTAACTAATAATGTAAAATTAATGGAAGCTGTTACGAAGAGTAGCGTTGAAATCCGTGCGGTTGATTCAATTCCCGAGGTGATTGAGAACGCTTTTCGCACGGCATTACGCCCAACGTGTGGTGCAAGTTTTATTAGTCTTCCGCAAGATATTTCTATGGCCATTACCAACGTGAAGCCTATTCCTCGATTACTCCAACCGTATTATGGCGAAGCGCCTGTTAAAGCAATAGAAAAAGCTGCGGAAATAATTAATCAAGCGAAACAACCCGTCATTCTTTTAGGCTTGGAAGCCAGTAGAGCAGAAAATACGAAAGCTATTCGCCAATTAATAAAAAGAATTTTTATTCCAGTTGCCGGTACTTTTCAAGCCGCAGGAGTACTTCCCAGAGACGATATTGAATTGTTTATCGGAAGGGTTGGGCTTTTCAAAAATCAGCCCGGAGATCAAATTTTAGATTTGGCTGATGTGATTTTAACAATTGGTTTTAACCCCGTCGAATACGATCCGGAAATTTGGAATGCTAAAGATAATAAAGTCATTATTCATCTTGATTATCACTCTTGTAATATCCATAGTACTTACCACCCCCAAATCGAACTATTAGGGGATATAGCCACCAATATTTCTCAATTAGGTGAGTTACTTAAGCCCCGTCAACTTGAGCAACAGAATAAAAATATTCTTAAAGTAAGGGAGAATTTAAAAAATAAAATTGACTCTGGCCAACGTTTTAATGGGGCACCTATCCATCCTTTGCGTTTTATTTATGAATTGAAACAAGCAATTGATGAAGAAACCACCATCTGTTGTGATATTGGAAGCGTTTACATGTGGATGGCGCGTTATTTCTACTCTCATAGGCCGCATCAATTGTTATTTAGTAATGGACAACAAACATTAGGGGTCGCTCTTCCTTGGGCTATTGCTTGTAATTTCGCTCGTCCAAAGACAAAGATAGTGTCTATTTCGGGAGACGGTGGTTTTTTATTTAGTGCTATGGAATTAGAAACAGCGGTGAGAGAAAAAGCTCAATTTGTTCATTTTATTTGGCGAGATGGCACTTACAATATGGTTTTAGAGCAAGAGGTCATGAAATATAAAAGAAAAAGCGGCGTGGATTTTGGTACTATTAATATACCTGCATTTGCAGAAGCTTTTGGAGCTATAGGCTGGGAAATGAAAGATCCTGGTCAATTTCAAGCGATGTATAAAGAGGCAATGCAAACTAAAAAACCCGTTCTAATTGATGTTCCAATTGACTATAGCGACAACAAAGAACTCTTTAAAACAATTGATCCGCATGCAGGGCATTAA